One window of the Desulfobaccales bacterium genome contains the following:
- the pyrF gene encoding orotidine-5'-phosphate decarboxylase, protein MDPKDRLIFPLDVPSKEEAKRFIELLRDKVGLFKVGLELFMAEGPSFLKFMADEAGVEYFLDLKFHDIPATVLRAQAQIMKGARLATVHVDQGSRHLKANIDRWKNGVKILGVTVLTHLGPEDLEAMGFAPEYARDPSRLVLLRAKLAKEAGCDGVVCAGSEARAVKEQFGPDFLVVCPAIRPAWALVPGDDQRRITTPTEAIKAGADYIVVGRPIRLATDPREAADRVVEEIRLALENPGEPASEA, encoded by the coding sequence ATGGATCCCAAAGACCGCCTGATCTTTCCCCTGGATGTGCCGAGCAAAGAGGAGGCCAAACGGTTCATTGAGCTCTTAAGGGACAAAGTGGGCCTCTTCAAAGTGGGGCTGGAGCTCTTCATGGCCGAAGGCCCCAGCTTCCTGAAATTCATGGCGGATGAAGCGGGGGTGGAGTACTTCCTGGACCTGAAATTCCATGACATTCCGGCCACGGTCTTAAGGGCCCAGGCCCAGATTATGAAAGGCGCCAGGCTGGCCACCGTGCATGTGGACCAGGGCTCGCGCCACCTGAAGGCCAATATCGACCGATGGAAAAACGGCGTCAAGATTCTGGGGGTCACCGTCCTCACCCACCTGGGTCCTGAGGATCTGGAAGCCATGGGGTTTGCCCCGGAATATGCCCGGGACCCCTCCCGGCTGGTGCTGCTCAGGGCCAAACTGGCCAAGGAAGCCGGGTGTGACGGGGTGGTCTGCGCCGGCAGCGAAGCCAGAGCAGTGAAGGAACAATTCGGCCCGGATTTCCTGGTGGTCTGTCCTGCCATCCGGCCGGCCTGGGCCCTGGTGCCGGGAGATGATCAGCGCCGCATCACCACCCCGACCGAAGCCATCAAGGCCGGCGCGGACTATATCGTGGTGGGCCGGCCCATCCGGCTGGCAACAGACCCCCGGGAAGCCGCCGACCGGGTGGTGGAGGAAATCCGGCTCGCCCTGGAAAATCCGGGAGAGCCGGCAAGCGAAGCATAG
- a CDS encoding S8 family serine peptidase, whose translation MCNIAPNARIVDIRVLDARTVGAGDALIAGLRHAVDHKIRILNLSLAAKAAFAAKLRPLCETAYRQNQLVVAARRNMPLTDDGFPAEFSSSIGVDVGKFMDYFHLKFRPDHAIEFIAHGEEVVVAAAGGGYTTMTGTSFATPAVSGLCALLVGAFPDLRPFEVKSVLRWFSD comes from the coding sequence ATCTGCAACATTGCCCCCAACGCCCGCATTGTGGATATCCGGGTCCTGGACGCCCGCACCGTGGGCGCCGGGGACGCCCTCATCGCCGGCCTCCGCCATGCCGTGGACCATAAGATCCGCATCCTCAACCTGAGTCTGGCGGCCAAGGCGGCCTTTGCCGCCAAACTGCGCCCCTTATGCGAGACCGCCTATCGCCAGAACCAGCTGGTGGTTGCCGCCCGCCGCAACATGCCCCTGACCGACGACGGTTTTCCGGCGGAGTTCTCCTCCAGCATCGGGGTGGATGTGGGGAAATTCATGGATTATTTTCACCTCAAGTTCCGGCCAGACCACGCCATCGAGTTCATCGCCCACGGAGAGGAGGTGGTGGTGGCCGCGGCGGGCGGCGGCTACACCACCATGACGGGGACCAGCTTTGCCACGCCGGCGGTCTCCGGCCTCTGCGCCCTCCTGGTGGGGGCCTTCCCGGACCTGCGCCCTTTTGAGGTGAAAAGCGTCCTCCGCTGGTTCTCGGATTAG
- a CDS encoding tetratricopeptide repeat protein: MGAWTITALALGAELSPIEEARSLHAQGAALYQAGKFREALPLQQRAVQLYEQALGSEHPETIVSLNNLAEMHRALGEYAQALPVYLRALKVREKTLGPEHPDTANSLSNLAGLYRAQGEYTQALPLYQRALQIRERVFGPAHPVTSISLNNLASLYQFLGDHQQALPLYQRAVEIRERALGPDHPDTAVALNNLAGAYESLGRYNEALPLYRRAWENLEKTLGPEHPTAIVSLNNLALLYQTPLCPQRTPSPSCRPGCGPRRH, from the coding sequence GTGGGCGCCTGGACGATAACGGCCCTGGCCCTGGGAGCTGAGTTATCGCCAATAGAGGAGGCCCGGAGTCTGCATGCGCAGGGGGCGGCACTCTACCAGGCCGGCAAATTTCGGGAGGCCCTGCCGCTGCAGCAGCGGGCCGTGCAGCTTTATGAGCAGGCCTTAGGGTCGGAACACCCTGAGACCATCGTCAGCCTCAACAACCTGGCGGAGATGCACCGGGCGCTGGGGGAGTACGCCCAGGCACTGCCGGTGTACCTCCGGGCCCTAAAGGTCAGGGAGAAGACCTTGGGGCCGGAGCACCCCGACACCGCCAACAGCCTCAGCAACCTGGCCGGGCTCTATCGGGCCCAGGGGGAATACACCCAAGCCCTGCCCCTGTATCAGCGGGCCTTGCAGATCCGGGAGCGGGTCTTCGGGCCGGCCCATCCTGTGACCAGCATCAGCCTCAACAACCTGGCGTCCCTCTACCAGTTCTTGGGCGACCATCAGCAGGCTCTGCCCCTGTACCAGCGGGCGGTGGAAATCAGGGAGCGGGCCTTGGGGCCGGACCACCCCGATACCGCGGTGGCCCTCAACAACCTAGCCGGCGCATATGAATCTCTGGGCCGGTATAACGAGGCCCTGCCCCTCTACCGCCGGGCCTGGGAGAACCTGGAGAAGACCCTGGGGCCAGAGCACCCCACCGCCATCGTGAGCCTCAACAACCTGGCCCTGCTCTACCAGACCCCGCTTTGCCCTCAAAGAACCCCTTCCCCTTCATGCCGCCCGGGATGTGGCCCTCGTCGTCATTGA
- the hybB gene encoding Ni/Fe-hydrogenase cytochrome b subunit — translation MAVQVKKWYPGEGKITPARAILYLLVMLGAVSALIRLFFGLGATTNLSDAYPWGLWISFDVLAGVALAGGGFTMAAIIYIFNLKKYEPLLRPAKISAFLGYLLFIIGLTLDLGQPWRIWHPMIMWNPQSVLFEVAWCVMLYTTVLGIDVLIMALERFKKEKLVRFLREIYLVLVVAGIILSTLHQSSLGALYLLMPEKMSDLWASQAIGPLFFVSAIIGGMSMIIIESLLSARAYGRQPEMNILPDFARGLSIVLIAYFAMKVTDIYARGVTVLAWGRPNFFFLVELVGTVGLPALLLSLPAVRRSEKGLLTGAGIAAFGVVFNRFNVSLTSYGGYREFSYFPSFFEIIITLSLVAGGILLFDFLTRNLPVYHELTGEAGD, via the coding sequence ATGGCCGTGCAGGTGAAAAAGTGGTATCCCGGGGAAGGGAAGATCACCCCGGCCCGGGCCATCCTCTATCTGTTGGTGATGCTGGGGGCCGTCTCCGCCCTCATCCGCCTCTTCTTCGGGCTGGGGGCCACCACCAATCTGAGCGACGCCTACCCCTGGGGCCTGTGGATCAGCTTCGACGTGCTGGCGGGCGTGGCCCTGGCCGGCGGCGGCTTCACCATGGCCGCCATCATCTACATCTTCAACCTGAAAAAATACGAGCCTCTGCTCCGGCCGGCGAAGATCTCCGCCTTCCTGGGCTACCTGCTCTTCATCATCGGCCTGACCCTGGACCTGGGCCAGCCCTGGCGCATCTGGCACCCCATGATCATGTGGAACCCCCAGTCGGTGCTCTTTGAGGTGGCCTGGTGCGTCATGCTCTACACCACCGTCTTGGGCATCGACGTGCTCATCATGGCCCTGGAGCGCTTCAAAAAGGAGAAACTGGTGCGCTTTCTGAGGGAAATCTACCTGGTCCTGGTGGTGGCGGGCATTATCCTTTCCACCCTGCACCAGTCGTCCCTGGGGGCCCTGTATCTCCTGATGCCGGAGAAGATGAGCGATCTCTGGGCCAGCCAGGCCATCGGGCCCCTGTTTTTCGTCAGCGCCATCATCGGCGGCATGAGCATGATCATCATCGAGAGCCTGCTCAGCGCCCGGGCCTACGGCCGCCAGCCGGAGATGAACATCCTGCCGGACTTTGCCCGGGGCCTCAGCATCGTGCTCATCGCTTACTTTGCCATGAAGGTGACGGATATCTACGCCCGGGGGGTGACGGTGCTGGCCTGGGGCCGTCCCAACTTCTTCTTCCTGGTGGAGCTGGTGGGCACTGTAGGACTGCCGGCCCTGCTCTTGTCTCTGCCGGCGGTGCGGCGCTCGGAAAAGGGCCTGCTTACGGGCGCAGGCATCGCCGCCTTCGGGGTGGTCTTCAACCGCTTCAACGTCAGCCTCACCAGCTACGGCGGCTACCGGGAATTCAGTTACTTCCCCTCCTTCTTTGAGATCATCATCACCCTGTCGCTGGTGGCCGGCGGCATCCTGCTCTTCGACTTCCTCACCCGCAACCTGCCGGTGTATCACGAGCTCACCGGCGAGGCGGGCGACTAG
- the recO gene encoding DNA repair protein RecO translates to MASVQTPAIILKVQTLGEADCLVTFLTPERGRLQGVAKHARKSRRRFANVLEPLNRVELWLSGRPRKELEFLEKGELVRAFPGLRRDLPRLAAAAVLAELTGELAAPEGAPALFAALEEALARLEEGAAPMSLLLASAAHLLKLGGYGWRLAECLACGREPQGPALFSIPQGGVYCDGCKGKAAGPVVALNPGARKLLVAAQSLSADRLSRLVFPPRQAAQCLELLREFLRYHLPRPLLAWEFFDQVRGRAEGSGTALLRQKNTTATSQEGQ, encoded by the coding sequence ATGGCTTCCGTCCAGACGCCGGCCATCATCCTCAAGGTCCAGACCCTGGGGGAGGCAGATTGCCTGGTGACCTTTCTCACCCCCGAACGGGGCCGGCTGCAGGGGGTGGCCAAACATGCCCGAAAAAGCCGCCGGCGCTTTGCCAATGTCCTGGAGCCCTTGAACCGGGTGGAACTCTGGCTCTCCGGCCGGCCCCGGAAGGAGCTGGAGTTCCTGGAAAAGGGCGAGCTGGTGCGGGCCTTCCCGGGCTTAAGACGGGACCTCCCCCGGCTGGCCGCCGCGGCGGTGCTGGCGGAGCTCACCGGCGAGCTGGCCGCACCGGAGGGCGCCCCGGCCCTCTTTGCCGCCCTGGAAGAGGCCCTGGCCCGGCTGGAGGAGGGCGCCGCCCCCATGTCACTGCTCCTTGCCAGCGCCGCCCATCTCCTGAAGCTGGGGGGCTACGGCTGGCGGCTGGCGGAGTGCCTGGCCTGCGGCCGGGAGCCCCAGGGGCCGGCTCTTTTCAGCATCCCCCAGGGCGGGGTGTATTGTGACGGTTGCAAGGGGAAGGCGGCCGGGCCAGTGGTGGCGCTCAACCCCGGGGCCCGGAAGCTGCTGGTGGCCGCCCAGAGCCTGTCCGCTGACCGGCTGAGCCGCCTCGTCTTTCCGCCCCGGCAGGCGGCGCAATGCCTGGAGCTGCTCAGGGAATTTCTGCGTTATCACCTGCCCCGGCCTCTTTTGGCCTGGGAATTTTTCGATCAGGTGCGAGGCCGGGCTGAGGGCTCAGGTACGGCCCTGCTTCGGCAGAAGAATACGACCGCCACGTCTCAGGAGGGACAGTGA
- a CDS encoding CusA/CzcA family heavy metal efflux RND transporter translates to MIARFIELCVRHRGLVLLTWLAITAWGLYCMYYLPVDAIPDLSDVQVIIRTEWPEQAPQVVEDQVTYPLSTAMLAVPRAQAVRGYSSFGYSLVYIIFEDGTDLYWARSRVLEYLNVVRGKLPAAVSPQLGPDATGVGWVYQYVLEDKSGRHDLAQLRSLQDWYLRYQLQAVPGVAEVASVGGFVKQYQVVVDPNRLAAFNLPLSRVRDAIQRANQDTGGRVVEMAETEYMVRARGYLRSLTDVENIVVAADPRGTPLRVKDLGLVRLGPELRRGIAEADGDGEVVGGIVVMRHGENARAVIQAVKAKMEGLRAGLPPGVRIVTAYDRSGLIERSIETLRRAILEEIAIVALITVVFLLHLRSAFVAIVSLPLGVLISFILQYQFNITANILSLAGIAIAIGDMVDASMVMVENAHKKLENLPPGADRTPIVLEAAKEVGPSLFFSLLVLTVSFIPIFALQGESGRLFRPLAFTKTFAMAGASVLAITLIPILMVYFIRGRIPKEERHPLSRATHFLYRPVLNLTLRFPTTAILLALVVLVISIYPLTRLGSEFMPPLDEGDLLYMPTTMPGISVTKARELLQQTDRIIKTFPEVEYIFGKVGRADTATDPAPLSMIETTIKLKPRDQWRPGYDTERLIRELDRAVRFPGLANSWGYPIKIRLDMLSTGMKTPVGLKLMGADLGVLTRLATEAEAVLRPLPGTASVFAERPLGGYYLEVGIHRPEAARYGLNVGDVQDVIATGLGGMALTQTVEGLERYPVNLRYFQDYRDNLPALKRLLIPTPTGAQIPLGQVAELSLRQGPDMIKSEGGRPSVWVYVDIRDIDLGTYVSRAKEAIREKLKLPPGYSLAWSGQYEYLERARERLWVLVPITLAIIVILMYLATFSLTKVAIIILSLPFSVVGAIWLLYFLDYNLSLGVVVGIIALLGLDAETGVVMLLYQDLVYEEHRRQGRLTSWEDLTGAVREGALMRLRPKLMTVLANLLGLLPLMWATGTGAEVAKRIAAPMVGGVTTSFLLELLIYPAVYLLWKWHAEVKHLAQTGPGQEAA, encoded by the coding sequence ATGATCGCCCGCTTCATTGAGCTCTGCGTCCGCCACCGAGGTCTGGTGCTCCTCACCTGGCTGGCCATCACTGCCTGGGGCCTTTACTGCATGTATTACCTGCCGGTGGACGCCATCCCCGACCTCTCCGATGTGCAGGTGATCATCCGCACCGAATGGCCGGAGCAGGCCCCCCAGGTGGTGGAGGATCAGGTCACCTATCCCTTGAGCACCGCCATGCTGGCCGTGCCCCGGGCCCAGGCAGTCAGGGGATACTCCTCCTTCGGCTACTCCCTGGTCTACATCATCTTTGAGGACGGCACCGACCTCTACTGGGCCCGCTCCCGGGTGCTGGAGTATCTCAACGTGGTGCGGGGGAAACTCCCTGCCGCGGTCTCCCCCCAGCTCGGGCCGGATGCCACCGGAGTGGGCTGGGTTTACCAGTATGTGCTGGAGGACAAAAGCGGCCGCCACGACCTGGCGCAGCTCCGGAGCCTCCAGGACTGGTACCTGCGCTACCAGCTTCAGGCCGTGCCCGGGGTGGCGGAAGTGGCCTCGGTGGGCGGCTTCGTCAAGCAATACCAGGTGGTGGTGGATCCCAACCGGCTGGCGGCCTTCAATCTCCCCCTGTCCCGTGTCCGGGACGCCATCCAGCGGGCCAACCAGGATACCGGCGGCAGGGTGGTGGAGATGGCCGAAACCGAATACATGGTGCGGGCCCGGGGCTATCTCCGGTCGCTCACGGACGTGGAAAACATCGTGGTGGCCGCCGATCCCCGGGGTACGCCCCTTAGGGTGAAGGACCTGGGGCTGGTGCGCCTGGGGCCGGAGCTGCGCCGGGGCATTGCTGAGGCCGACGGCGACGGGGAGGTGGTGGGGGGTATTGTGGTCATGCGCCACGGGGAGAACGCCCGGGCCGTCATTCAGGCGGTGAAGGCCAAAATGGAGGGGCTCAGGGCCGGTCTCCCTCCGGGGGTGCGGATTGTCACCGCCTACGACCGCTCTGGCCTCATTGAGCGCTCCATCGAGACCTTAAGAAGGGCCATCCTGGAGGAGATCGCCATCGTGGCCCTGATCACCGTGGTCTTCCTCCTGCACCTGCGCAGCGCCTTCGTGGCCATCGTCTCTCTCCCCTTAGGGGTGCTCATCTCCTTCATTTTGCAGTATCAGTTCAACATCACCGCCAACATCCTCTCCCTGGCCGGCATCGCCATTGCCATCGGCGACATGGTGGACGCCTCCATGGTGATGGTGGAAAATGCCCATAAAAAACTGGAGAATCTGCCGCCCGGGGCCGACCGCACCCCCATCGTCCTGGAGGCCGCGAAGGAGGTGGGGCCGTCCCTGTTCTTTTCCTTGCTGGTGCTCACCGTCTCCTTCATCCCCATCTTCGCCCTGCAGGGGGAAAGTGGCCGGCTCTTCCGGCCTTTGGCCTTCACCAAGACCTTCGCCATGGCCGGGGCCTCGGTCCTGGCCATCACCCTCATCCCCATCCTGATGGTGTATTTCATCCGGGGCCGCATCCCCAAAGAAGAGCGCCATCCCCTCTCCCGGGCGACGCACTTTCTTTACCGGCCGGTGCTCAACCTCACCCTGCGCTTTCCCACGACCGCCATTTTGCTGGCACTGGTGGTATTGGTCATCAGTATCTATCCCCTCACCCGCCTGGGGAGCGAGTTTATGCCGCCCCTGGATGAGGGGGATTTGCTGTACATGCCCACCACCATGCCGGGGATCTCGGTGACCAAGGCCCGGGAGCTTCTGCAGCAGACGGACCGCATCATCAAGACCTTCCCGGAAGTGGAGTACATCTTCGGCAAGGTGGGCCGGGCGGACACCGCCACCGACCCGGCGCCCTTGAGCATGATCGAGACCACCATCAAGCTCAAACCTCGGGACCAGTGGCGGCCGGGCTACGACACCGAGCGCCTCATCCGGGAGCTGGACCGGGCGGTGCGCTTCCCCGGCTTGGCCAACTCCTGGGGCTATCCCATCAAGATCCGTCTGGACATGCTCTCCACGGGCATGAAGACCCCGGTGGGCCTGAAGCTCATGGGCGCGGACCTGGGGGTCCTCACCCGCCTGGCCACCGAGGCCGAGGCGGTGTTACGCCCGCTGCCCGGCACCGCCAGCGTCTTTGCGGAGCGGCCTCTGGGCGGCTACTACCTGGAGGTGGGCATCCACCGTCCGGAGGCGGCCCGCTACGGCCTCAATGTGGGGGACGTCCAGGACGTCATCGCCACCGGGCTGGGGGGCATGGCCCTCACCCAGACGGTGGAGGGCCTGGAGCGCTACCCCGTAAATTTGCGCTACTTCCAGGACTACCGGGACAATCTCCCGGCCCTGAAGCGCCTCCTCATCCCCACGCCCACCGGCGCCCAGATCCCTTTGGGGCAGGTGGCGGAGCTCAGCCTCCGCCAGGGGCCCGACATGATCAAAAGCGAAGGCGGCCGGCCCTCGGTGTGGGTCTATGTGGATATCCGGGACATTGATCTGGGCACCTATGTCTCCCGGGCCAAGGAGGCCATCCGGGAAAAGCTGAAGCTGCCTCCCGGCTACAGCCTGGCTTGGAGCGGCCAGTATGAGTATCTGGAGCGGGCCAGGGAGCGTCTCTGGGTTCTGGTGCCCATCACCCTGGCCATTATTGTCATTCTGATGTATCTGGCCACCTTCTCCCTCACCAAGGTGGCGATCATCATCCTTTCTCTGCCCTTCTCCGTGGTGGGGGCCATCTGGCTCCTGTATTTTCTGGATTACAACCTGAGCCTGGGGGTGGTGGTGGGGATCATCGCCCTGCTGGGGCTGGATGCCGAAACCGGGGTGGTGATGCTCCTCTATCAGGACCTGGTCTATGAGGAGCACCGCCGCCAGGGGCGCCTCACCTCCTGGGAGGACCTCACAGGCGCGGTCAGGGAAGGGGCGCTCATGCGCCTGAGGCCCAAGCTCATGACGGTCCTGGCCAACCTGCTGGGCCTCCTGCCCCTCATGTGGGCCACGGGCACCGGCGCCGAGGTGGCCAAACGCATCGCCGCGCCCATGGTGGGCGGGGTCACCACTTCCTTCTTGCTGGAGCTCCTCATCTACCCGGCGGTCTATCTCCTGTGGAAATGGCATGCCGAGGTGAAGCACCTGGCCCAGACGGGGCCGGGGCAGGAAGCCGCCTGA
- a CDS encoding efflux RND transporter periplasmic adaptor subunit — MRGGRALLIGLLAGVGLSLAALGVLYLQGYHFMAPHAPAPTPPAAAKPLCYVSPGDPGYIRFEPGKDDQGRELVPIFPVAPGAAPSPRAVRYWVSPMDPRYISDKPGKDPMGHELVPVSGEPGTPTPPATGPAKERKVKYWVSPMDPGYVSDRPGKAPCGMDLVPVYEEEAGTAGDGVIVVDPGMLQSMGVRTALVEERPLTRRIRAVGRVTVDERRLFQVTTKIGGWVEGLYVRAEGDPVRQGQPLLSLYSPELVSAQRELLLARDNLKTLEKSGFPELKDSARRLYEAARARLANWDIPAAEIEELLRTGVMKRELTLKAPVTGVVLKRLVTRGQMVQPGMPLLEVADLSTVWVEAEVYEYELPWVKVGQQAHITLSYLPGETFHGKVEYLYPFLKGDTRTARLRLAVPNPRLRLKPEMFAQVEVVAPARPQAVVVPREAVLDTGERQHVFVALGQGRFAPRPVKLGLEGEGGLVEITQGLKPGEQVVTSAQFLLDSESRFREAIAGMLKAGEKREGEAPAPMPPGHRHH, encoded by the coding sequence ATGAGAGGGGGACGGGCGCTGCTCATCGGTCTTTTGGCCGGGGTCGGCCTCAGCCTGGCGGCGCTGGGGGTGCTTTATCTGCAGGGCTACCATTTCATGGCCCCCCATGCCCCAGCCCCCACGCCGCCCGCAGCGGCCAAACCTTTGTGCTATGTCTCCCCCGGCGACCCTGGCTACATCCGCTTTGAGCCGGGGAAAGACGACCAGGGCAGGGAGCTGGTGCCAATCTTCCCGGTGGCCCCCGGGGCGGCCCCTTCCCCCCGGGCGGTGCGCTACTGGGTGAGTCCCATGGACCCCCGTTATATCTCGGACAAACCCGGCAAGGACCCCATGGGCCATGAGCTGGTGCCGGTGTCCGGGGAGCCGGGAACTCCGACCCCACCGGCGACTGGTCCTGCCAAAGAGCGCAAGGTCAAGTACTGGGTCTCCCCCATGGACCCGGGCTACGTGAGCGACAGACCCGGCAAGGCCCCCTGCGGCATGGATCTGGTGCCGGTTTATGAGGAGGAGGCAGGCACCGCCGGCGATGGGGTCATCGTGGTGGACCCGGGAATGCTCCAGTCCATGGGGGTGCGCACCGCCCTGGTGGAGGAACGCCCCTTGACCCGGCGCATCCGGGCGGTGGGCCGGGTCACGGTGGATGAGCGCCGCCTCTTCCAGGTCACCACCAAAATCGGCGGCTGGGTGGAGGGGCTTTATGTCCGGGCCGAAGGCGACCCGGTGCGGCAGGGCCAGCCGTTGTTGAGCCTGTATAGCCCGGAGCTGGTGAGCGCCCAGCGGGAGCTCTTGCTCGCCCGGGATAACCTTAAGACCCTGGAGAAAAGCGGCTTCCCGGAGCTCAAGGACAGCGCCCGGCGCCTGTATGAGGCGGCCCGGGCCCGGCTGGCCAACTGGGACATCCCGGCGGCGGAGATCGAAGAACTCCTGCGCACCGGGGTGATGAAACGGGAGCTCACCCTCAAGGCCCCGGTCACCGGCGTGGTGCTGAAGCGCCTGGTGACCCGGGGGCAGATGGTGCAGCCGGGGATGCCGCTCTTGGAGGTGGCCGATCTTAGCACCGTCTGGGTGGAAGCGGAGGTGTATGAATATGAGCTCCCCTGGGTGAAGGTGGGGCAGCAGGCCCACATCACCCTGAGCTATCTCCCCGGGGAGACCTTTCATGGCAAGGTGGAATACCTCTACCCCTTCCTCAAAGGCGACACCCGCACCGCCCGGCTGCGCCTGGCGGTGCCCAACCCCCGGCTCCGCCTCAAGCCGGAGATGTTTGCCCAGGTGGAGGTGGTGGCCCCAGCCAGGCCCCAGGCGGTGGTGGTGCCCCGGGAGGCGGTGCTGGACACCGGCGAACGCCAGCATGTCTTTGTGGCTTTAGGCCAGGGCCGGTTTGCGCCCCGGCCGGTGAAACTGGGTCTGGAAGGGGAGGGGGGTCTGGTGGAGATCACCCAGGGCCTCAAGCCAGGGGAGCAGGTGGTCACCTCGGCCCAGTTCCTGCTGGATTCCGAGTCCCGCTTCCGGGAGGCCATCGCCGGCATGCTCAAGGCCGGGGAGAAACGGGAAGGGGAGGCCCCGGCCCCCATGCCCCCGGGGCATCGCCATCATTAA
- a CDS encoding TolC family protein yields MRRFPWLGLSMLLTLTVLAAASLAGAGGLPPELEALIAEAQAANPEIKERAALSAAAQERIRPAGALDDPEFAFVLKDIPTDKWAFDRDPMTQKMVELSQKFPFPGKRRLRAEVAATEARAEEWVQRDKVNEIRTRVIAAYWNLAWTQASYDLTARSKSLWEQVVRVAEGRYGVGQATQTEVLQAQVELGSYLDKLLTWQQRRESWQAVLNSLRNRPPETPLPRPRPLSPRPVTLKAPHILEAALERPQLQALKTQILKQEKAVELARKDYYPDVTLGVAYGFKERLRGPLAEMNNPDMFSAKIMVNLPIWVGDKIKPRIREEEARRRAAREAHQAAWTTLQAAVQDRVAKLERLSRQIQLYGQGLLPQARQAAEGALTAYQTGMVSFQQLHQSQIAAYSAELMMQEYLKDFEEIWAELEFLAGRELPRQSRGRP; encoded by the coding sequence ATGAGACGGTTTCCCTGGCTTGGCCTCAGCATGCTGTTGACCCTGACAGTTCTGGCGGCAGCATCCCTGGCCGGGGCGGGCGGCCTGCCACCGGAGCTGGAGGCCCTCATCGCCGAAGCCCAAGCGGCCAACCCGGAGATCAAGGAGCGGGCGGCCTTAAGCGCCGCGGCCCAGGAGCGCATCCGCCCCGCCGGCGCCCTGGACGATCCGGAGTTCGCCTTTGTCCTCAAGGATATTCCCACCGACAAGTGGGCCTTCGACCGGGACCCCATGACCCAGAAGATGGTGGAGCTGAGCCAGAAGTTCCCCTTCCCGGGCAAGCGCCGCCTGCGCGCCGAGGTGGCGGCCACGGAGGCGAGGGCCGAGGAATGGGTCCAGCGGGACAAGGTCAACGAAATCCGCACCCGGGTGATTGCCGCCTATTGGAACCTGGCGTGGACCCAGGCCTCCTATGACCTCACCGCCAGAAGCAAAAGCCTCTGGGAGCAGGTGGTCAGGGTGGCGGAAGGGCGCTACGGGGTGGGCCAGGCCACCCAGACCGAGGTGCTCCAGGCCCAGGTGGAACTGGGGAGCTACCTAGACAAGCTCCTCACCTGGCAGCAGCGGCGGGAGTCCTGGCAGGCGGTGCTCAACTCCTTGCGGAACCGCCCTCCCGAGACACCGCTTCCACGGCCCCGGCCGCTCAGCCCCCGCCCCGTGACCCTGAAAGCTCCCCATATCCTGGAAGCCGCCCTGGAGCGGCCGCAGCTCCAGGCCCTGAAGACCCAGATCCTGAAGCAGGAGAAGGCGGTGGAATTGGCCCGCAAGGACTACTACCCGGACGTCACCCTCGGGGTGGCCTATGGCTTCAAGGAGCGCCTCCGGGGGCCGCTGGCGGAGATGAACAACCCGGACATGTTTTCGGCCAAAATCATGGTGAACCTGCCCATCTGGGTGGGGGACAAGATCAAGCCCCGCATCCGGGAGGAGGAGGCCCGCCGGCGCGCCGCCCGGGAAGCCCATCAGGCCGCCTGGACCACATTGCAGGCTGCGGTGCAGGACCGGGTGGCCAAACTGGAGCGCCTCTCCCGGCAGATCCAGCTCTATGGCCAGGGGCTTCTCCCCCAAGCCCGGCAGGCCGCGGAAGGGGCCCTCACCGCCTACCAGACCGGCATGGTGAGCTTTCAGCAGCTCCACCAGAGCCAGATTGCCGCTTACAGTGCCGAGCTGATGATGCAGGAGTATCTCAAGGACTTTGAGGAGATCTGGGCGGAGCTGGAGTTCCTGGCCGGTCGGGAACTCCCCCGGCAAAGCAGGGGGCGGCCATGA
- a CDS encoding type 1 glutamine amidotransferase domain-containing protein — MKLTGKRIAILAENLYQELEVWYPLLRFREEGAEVVVVGSGSAPTHTSKLGYPVEVDRSAEEVSAAEFDAVIIPGGYAPDIMRRYPAMVRLVREAALAGKVVAAICHGGWMLASAEILQGKKVTAFFAIKDDLVHAGATFVDAEVVVDGNLITSRKPEDLPAFCRAIIAALGA, encoded by the coding sequence ATGAAACTCACAGGCAAACGCATCGCCATCCTGGCCGAAAACCTGTACCAGGAGCTGGAGGTCTGGTACCCCTTGCTGCGCTTCCGGGAGGAGGGGGCTGAGGTGGTGGTGGTGGGCTCCGGCAGCGCCCCCACCCACACCAGCAAGCTGGGCTACCCGGTGGAGGTGGACCGCAGCGCCGAGGAGGTCTCCGCCGCAGAGTTCGACGCGGTCATCATTCCCGGGGGGTACGCGCCGGATATCATGCGGCGCTACCCCGCCATGGTGCGCCTGGTCAGGGAGGCGGCCCTGGCGGGCAAGGTGGTGGCCGCCATCTGCCACGGCGGCTGGATGCTGGCCTCCGCTGAAATCCTCCAGGGGAAAAAGGTCACGGCCTTTTTCGCCATCAAAGACGACCTGGTGCACGCCGGGGCCACCTTCGTGGACGCCGAAGTGGTGGTGGACGGCAACCTCATCACCTCCCGCAAGCCCGAGGACCTGCCCGCCTTCTGCCGGGCCATCATCGCCGCTTTGGGTGCGTAA